The genomic window GTGGCGGAGACTACGAGCTACACCTCGGCCAGGACCTGTCGATCGGGTACCTCTCGCACGACGCCACGACAGTCGATCTCTACTTTCAGGAGTCGTTGACCTTCCTGGCGTACACCGGTGAAGCCGTCGTACCACTGGTCGCGGCGCCCAAGGTATGACCCAACTTGATCCGCCGCGGTGGTTCACCGACGCGATCGCGGTCGAACCGTCGCTGACGGACGTCGAGGTGCTCGGCGCCTCGATCAGGGTCAAGGCCTGGGGTGACGAGGATGCCCCTGGCATCGTGTTGGTGCACGGCGGTGCGGCGCACTCCGGCTGGTGGGACCACATCGCACCGTTGCTCGCGCGCCACTACCGGGTCGTCGCGCTCGATCTGAGCGGGCACGGCGATTCTTCCGTGCGCGACGGGTACGGGCTCGACGTGTGGATGGCCGAGGTCCTCGCCACGGTGGATCACGCGAACTTTCTTCACCCGCCGATACTCATCGGTCACAGCATGGGTGGATGGGTCGCGATGGCGTCGGCGACCGACGATTCACGCGTCGCCGGTGTAGCCGTCATCGACACTCCGTTGAAATCTCTTTCTCCGGAACAGGTTGCGGCAAGCGAGAAACGAGCTTTCGGGCCGCTCAAGGTGTATCCGTCACTCGATGTCGCGGTCTCGCGCTTCAGAACAGTTCCGGAGCAAGCGGACTCGCTGCCGTACGTCATGGACCACGTCGCACGCGCATCAGTGCGTGAGGTCGAGGGAGGGTGGTCGTGGAAGTTCGACCCACGGATCTTCGGGAGTGCCAGACCGACGCCGGAGCTCCTGCGTGCCGTTCGCCCTCGCGCGGCGGTATTCCGGGCCGAACGCGGACTGGTGACCGAGGAGGTGGCTTCGGACATGTACGAGCTGTTCGGGCGATCGGCACCGGTGATCGAGATTCCTCTTGCCGGTCATCACGTGATGTTGGATCAGCCGCTGCCCCTCGTCGCTGCGTTGCTGACGCTTCTCGCGGATTGGCACCACTCCGTCGCGCAGGCCAGGGGTGCCGTAGGAATGTGAACGCCCCCAAAGGGCCGTACACCGAGGTTGCTACATCTAACAGAATATTCGGCAGCGCCTCTGCAGACCGGTCGAGCGGACCTACGCTTTCGTAGGTATTCGATTCGAGGAGGCATGTCCATGGTCAGGGAACTGACACAGCTGGAGCTGCTGCGTGAGCTGGTTCCGGTCGCGGAAGACAACGTGAACCGGCACCTGTCGATGGCAAAGGAATGGCACCCGCACGACTACGTGCCGTGGGACGCGGGTCGCTCGTTCGCCGAGCTCGGTGGCGTCGATTACGACCCGGAGCAGAGCAAGCTGTCCGATGTGGCACAGGCTGCGATGGTCACGAACCTCCTCACCGAGGACAATTTGCCGTCGTACCACCGCGAGATCGCGGAGAACTTCTCCCAGGACGGTGCCTGGGGCACCTGGGTCGGCCGGTGGACCGCCGAGGAGAACCGTCACGGCATCGTCATGCGCGACTACCTCGTCGTCACCCGCGGCGTCGATCCCGTCGCGCTCGAAGAAGCGCGCATGATCCACATGACCAACGGGTTCGCATCGCCCGCCGGTTCGCATACGGGGCTATTGCATTCGGTGTCGTACGTGACGTTCCAGGAACTCGCGACCCGTGTGTCGCACCGCAACACCGGCAAGGTGTGCGACGACCC from Rhodococcus sp. P1Y includes these protein-coding regions:
- a CDS encoding acyl-ACP desaturase, encoding MVRELTQLELLRELVPVAEDNVNRHLSMAKEWHPHDYVPWDAGRSFAELGGVDYDPEQSKLSDVAQAAMVTNLLTEDNLPSYHREIAENFSQDGAWGTWVGRWTAEENRHGIVMRDYLVVTRGVDPVALEEARMIHMTNGFASPAGSHTGLLHSVSYVTFQELATRVSHRNTGKVCDDPIADRMLQRIAADENLHMIFYRNICGAAMDIAPDQTLNAVSDIVTNFQMPGAGMPNFRRNGVLMAKHGIYDLRQHLEEVIWPVLRKWRVFEREDFTGRGENKREELAAFLEDLEKQATKFEEMRDRSLAREAAKAQRQAS
- a CDS encoding alpha/beta fold hydrolase is translated as MTQLDPPRWFTDAIAVEPSLTDVEVLGASIRVKAWGDEDAPGIVLVHGGAAHSGWWDHIAPLLARHYRVVALDLSGHGDSSVRDGYGLDVWMAEVLATVDHANFLHPPILIGHSMGGWVAMASATDDSRVAGVAVIDTPLKSLSPEQVAASEKRAFGPLKVYPSLDVAVSRFRTVPEQADSLPYVMDHVARASVREVEGGWSWKFDPRIFGSARPTPELLRAVRPRAAVFRAERGLVTEEVASDMYELFGRSAPVIEIPLAGHHVMLDQPLPLVAALLTLLADWHHSVAQARGAVGM